The following are encoded together in the Coffea arabica cultivar ET-39 chromosome 1c, Coffea Arabica ET-39 HiFi, whole genome shotgun sequence genome:
- the LOC113738999 gene encoding uncharacterized protein produces the protein MSVAEYEVQFTKLSRFAPELITTEQRRVRRFVQGLNVEIQEGLAAVRIDTFADAVEKAQRVEVARAQVKSFQAKKRFAPSSSREPTYGNAPPAKVGRGTIGVNSPGAPRGAQARGNGARNVGGRNNGTRVGPIGRGQPRNTSQGGRAIVPQVNCAYCKKPGHAMDGCWKKQGRCLKCGSSEHQIAGCPKMQEGGNPNARPNTSGGSRPTVPARVYAIDDQPVPDSSEVVEGTLPIFHRLAKVLIDPGATHSFVNPSFMSGIDVRPVKLPFDLEVRTPMGDKRIIASLAFKNCEFWIGERKMLVDLISLDIKGYDVIIGMDFLGQYHAKLDCRAKVVEFCIPGEATLSDQVKLEDVPVVQEFPDVFPEELKTLPPEREVEFKIDLVPGTAPISKTPYRMAPAELKELKIQLQDLLEKGFVKESDSPWGAPRVFKKYLDQFVVVFIDDILIYSKTREEHVKHLEIVLQILREQKLYAKFSKCEFWLDEISFLGHKVSKEGIAVDPAKVEAVMNWQQPESPTEVRSFLGLAGYYRRFIKDFSKIAGPMTELTKKGNRFTWTPKCESSFQELKKRLTSAPVLVLPDGGEGYAVYSDASGEGIVLVGRFEKGSGRVCSEVLDLSTSKS, from the exons atgagtgtcgccgaatatgaagTCCAGTTCACAAAGCTATCCCGttttgctcctgaattgataACCACGGAGCAAAGGCGAGTTAGAAGGTTTGTGCAGGGTCTGAATGTAGAAATACAGGAAGGGTTAGCTGCCGTGAGGATAGATACCTTTGCAGATGCCGTCGAGAAAGCCCAGAGAGTTGAAGTAGCAAGGGCTCAAGTGAAATCTTTTCaggccaagaaaagatttgCTCCTAGCAGTAGTCGGGAGCCGACGTATGGAAATGCTCCACCTGCCAAAGTGGGCCGAGGAACCATTGGAGTGAATAGTCCTGGAGCACCACGAGGCGCCCAAGCAAGAGGAAATGGGGCCAGGAATGTAGGGGGACGAAATAATGGAACCAGAGTGGGACCAATTGGAAGGGGACAACCTAGGAATACCTCGCAAGGAGGCCGAGCAATAGTTCCCCAAGTGAATTGTGCATATTGTAAGAAACCTGGTCATGCTATGGATGGCTGCTGGAAGAAGCAAGGGAGGTGCTTGAAATGCGGAAGTAGCGAGCACCAAATTGCTGGATGTCCAAAAATGCAGGAAGGGGGTAATCCAAATGCTAGACCAAACACTTCTGGAGGGAGCCGGCCAACAGTTCCTGCCAGGGTGTATGCTATAGATGACCAACCTGTACCTGATTCCTCGGAGGTCGTGGAAGGTACTCTCCCCATTTTTCATCGATTAGCTAAAGTGTTAATTGACCCTGGTGCAACTCATTCATTCGTAAACCCATCATTTATGTCTGGAATAGACGTGAGACCTGTTAAATTACCCTTCGATCTTGAAGTTAGGACACCAATGGGTGATAAGAGGATAATCGCTAGCTTAGCCTTTAAGAATTGTGAATTCTGGATTGGAGAGCGTAAAATGCTAGTGGATCTAATCAGTCTGGACATAAAAGGGTACGATGTGATCATAGGAATGGATTTCCTAGGCCAATATCATGCTAAGCTGGATTGCCGAgcaaaagtggtagaattctGTATACCTGGAGAAGCAACTCTGAG TGATCAAGTGAAGTTGGAAGATGTACCAGTGGTACAAGAATTTCCGGATGTTTTTCCGGAAGAGCTTAAGACTCTACCGCCGGAAAGAGAAGTGGAATTTAAGATTGACTTGGTGCCGGGAACAGCTCCGATTTCTAAAACTCCGTACCGGATGGCTCCTGCTGAGCTGAAGGAGTTGAAAATTCAGTTGCAAGACCTCTTGGAGAAAGGTTTTGTCAAGGAGagtgattcaccgtggggagcaccc agAGTCTTTAAGAAGTATCTGGATCAGTTTGTAGTGGTTTTCATCGATGATATCTTGATATACTCAAAGACTCGAGAGGAACATGTTAAGCACTTGGAGATAGTCTTGCAAATATTAAGGGAGCAGAAGCTGTATGCCAAAttcagcaagtgtgagttttggctggatGAAATATCTTTTCTGGGGCATAAAGTTTCCAAGGAGGGAATTGCCGTCGatccggcaaaagttgaggcCGTTATGAATTGGCAACAGCCAGAAAGCCCCACTGAagttagaagtttcttgggaTTAGCAGGGTACTATAGGCgatttatcaaggatttttcgaagattgctggacccatgactgagctAACCAAGAAAGGGAATAGGTTCACTTGGACTCCGAAGTGTgagtcaagttttcaggaattaaagaagcgTTTAACATCCGCTCCTGTTTTGGTGTTACCTGATGGAGGTGAAGGTTATGCCGTGTACTCCGATGCTTCGGGAGAAG GGATTGTATTGGTGGGAAGGTTTGAAAAAGGAAGTGGCAGAGTTTGTTCAGAGGTGCTTGATCTGTCAACAAGTAAAAGCTGA